The genomic DNA taatatgttctctctagtaatttctatgtcctccagcacaactttgctggaagttgagcacagagttgctctggagaacctagagaaaataagaggaaaacacttctatggtcaacttctggcagatgttgaccacagagttgtgctgaaggacctagattcctagagaggtgttctcttttttttttctctctgggagctgaagtctttatttaatttttataatatttccatatacaaatatatccctacattctattacattttaacaaattattttatatacccctcagtgcccccccttccctggagccatttccatccttatattctatccagaatttcagttcatcttgtggaggtaatcttccatcttcttttcagaGGTGTTCTCTGAGGttaaaaaagttgttttttatttgcagttttttgacATTCCCAGGAGTCTTGTGCCCTGAACCCAAGTGAAtatggaaggcccactgtactatagGCTCTAGTATAGTACTATACTATGCTATCTATACTATACAATTTACTAGTAGAGTATATAGTACTCTGAAATAGTACTATAGTACTGGAGCTCGAGGTGAGACACTGACTAGGGCAGAATATGCTCTCCTCATTCACAATCCTGTACTAAACGTTTCCTGCCACAGTCCTTGGTTTGTTAActcaggctgtatccacactgcagaaataatccagtttgtccccactttaactgccatggttcagtgctatgaaattctgggaattgcagtttgttgtggtaccagaactcactgacagaggaggctaaatgtctcacaaaactacaaatcccaaaatctcacaggattgagccatggcagttaaagttaaaaactggattatttctgcggtgcagatgcatGCAGCCTTAGTCATCTATGGTTACATTCTAGCCTTATGTTCAGCATTTTGCTTTCAAGTCTTGAAGCAAATCTTATGTTGGCCAAAACTCTCCAGggggtttattatttttattacaagtTGTAACAAGCTGGAGGAACTCACCCCGGTGGAGCTTACTGATGGAAGAATAAGAAAGCCTTCTGTGCCAGCCAGAAGGGAGGAGTAGGGCCAGCCAAGCTGGAGAAGATAGGAGGCTGCTCCCCTGACTGTTGGCTTAAGCAGAGTAAACTGCAGCAGCTGGGAGAAgacataacaacagcagcagcaaacagcTTAATACAAGctgacaggtgtgtgtgtggtttgtgtgtgctTGTTAGGGGTAAGAGAGAAACAAGCAGAAGCAGCTAGCTTGGCTTTACCTGCAGACTACCCAGTCAAGCCAatctaacaggcttggctttacTTGCAGAGTATCCAGTGGGGAACCCAATGGAACAGGCCAGTCTGTTTGTACAGGGATTTCCTCATTTTTGCAGGGAAAAGCAAGCAGCCACTAAGAAAAGGTGGATAAAGTCGGACATGCATTTCAGGATCCCATagcagggagggaaaagagacAGGAAAAAATGGGATTTGTCTAGGGCCCACAACCTTTTAGTGTTCTCTTCCTGGAGAGACATCACATCAGTATTTCTTCAAGCTGCCAGTTGTTGTCAAGGGAATGTGACTACTTTTATTTGCTTGTCAGCATGTCCAGGGGAAAGGCAGAAAAGTAACAATATGCTCATGAGATTCCAAAAgacatctctctccctctccccaggACTTCACTATCCGGACATTTGAGATAGTCGACCCTGAGATTAGCCAAGGATAATTGTTTGGATGGCAGTGCTTCGCATAGACAAGcatgaaaaggagcaggcaaaggaACAAAGGGGAAGGCTGGGCAAAGCACTCGCTACTCGCTCAAAGCAGAAGATGCAAAACCATTGGAAGGAGGAACACTGTGATCTTGCAGTGATAGAAAGCAAGAAACACAGAACCTGAGGCTGTGAACCTAGCAAAACAGAGACGGCTGGAGGATGATCAGGATTACCTGAAAGTTGGTTTAGTTTTTTTCTCGATACCGCAATGTCCCACACTAGTTTTGGCAGAGCCTACGGAGCCACTGAGAGAAGCAGTGATCTGGAAGGCTAAGCTTGAGGCAACGGGAAGGAAGCCATCTCAGAGAACTGGTGATCAATCTCCACAGTTGATTTAAGGCATGAAGTGATCCCTAGCAACATTTACAACATTTGTGGTTGAAATGAGAAGAGGGGTGTGTATGGACTGGAGTTACAGACTCCCCTCTCATTGTGACTTGCTCCACTTCAACAGAGCTGGGCTATTATCCAATTCTGAATGCTCAACTGGTAAGCATTTATTTCAGAATCCCGGCTGTTTGATTTTAGTTCCCCCCTTAGAAGTACACATTCCTGACTTCCCATTTTCAGATTATCAACTCCAGTTTCTTTGTTCCTTACCTCTTGGACAGAACTGTTCTTCTCCCAAAGGAAAACTGTTAAAAGGAAGGTGACACATCCCACCCACCCTCACCTCTAAGGAACAAGAAACACAACTCAAGGCTGAATCAGAATCATGCCACCCCTCCAGCCAAGTCTGGAAGGAAACAGGAGAAAGTCCTGAGTTGCTCCTGGTGGCTTTGTCTTCCTCCCGCAGCCAGTTCAGTGGAGCAGGCAGCCTTGTAGACCCCAGACACTGCCAACCACAATTGGGCACTGAAGTTGGAACATGAAGGACGTCTTGCACCTCAAGCACCAGGAACAAGGAGGTACAAGTAGGTTGCTGGCCTTGGTCTTCCCCTTGAGAGTTCTCCAACTCAGAATGAATCTGGGATCACTTTTAAATGAGGAGTTCCTTGCAAAGAAGGTGATTGGTAAACAAAGCACTAGAAAGAGCCCCAGTGGCCTCCAGCTTGTGGGAAGGCAGCCAGAGGGCATCCTGTCAGAACCGGCCCGAATCCATGTGAAGGTTTTTGATCTCCAACTCCAGTTGTTTGATCTGGACATCCCGCTGGATCAGCACTTCACGGAGCCTCCGGATTTCTTCCTGCTGTCGGTAAAACATCTGCAGCAGCTGGAAAGCAGAGATTTCATATGTTAGTGTCCTTATCTATCAAGCATGATAATGCCATTTGAAATGGTATGGAACTCAGAAAGGGTGGCggggggggagagagataaaAAGACAGTGAACAAGTACATAAAAATGTGAACTGGGAGCAAAAGGAGAGGCATGCCACTGGAAGATGATGCAAACACCAACACATAAAGGCTATACTGGAAAAAATGTGCGATATGTTCTGAAAATTCATCACTTACACAGTTAATGAGcaaacccatacacacacacacacacacacacacacacacggatccATTCCGGGGGGGCATCAAAATAAAggcttgcgcatattcaagcctcagaggcttgaatggggcgtacCTGCCATTCGAGGGCACAGAtccctgtatatgtgtgtgcgtgtgtgtgtataatcagAGTCAGTATGGCATAGCGGTTCCAGTGTTGgcctataactctggagaccagggtttgagttccAGTTTAGCCACAAAAACCACAGGGTGACCatctctcagccgcaggggaagggaatgacaaacttcctttgaataaatcttgccaaaaaagccccataatagggtcgccttagggtcataataataataataattttatttatattttcccgcctctcccaggtggatcgaggcgggattacaacccaatatcaatatacaatatacaagtacaattcacaacaataaaaccaacaatgtagtacaataaaatataaaaatagataacagTTAAAATGATACTAGCTaagcaaaagaggagagagatgtttcaatctagATCAAAGAAGTAAAATATGTCTTATAAGAGATTAGGTGGGTAaactcgccggaagagatccattttaactgccctcacAGATCAGGAATGGCgtaaaggcatataacaacaactgtataagtgtgtgtgtgtatccccccTTGGTTCacattgtctctctctctcacacacatgcacacacccacacactcaAGCTCATACTTCCATTGGCACATCAACGCAGAGGACAGTCCCCAGACTGCAGCCCATACAATGTTGATGGGAGCAAAAAAGTCCCTGCATGCCTTCCAAACTCTTATCCAGCCTCCATCACACACATTTGCTATAACCTACTGGATCCTGGAGCCCAAGGAGAGAATAGGCCTCTGTTGTCCATAGTGCCTGTTCCTTCATGTATTAAGAGCTGTTACCTTTCTTGTTTTGAAACTGGCGAGGTGGTCAGAGGTAAAAATATGAATGCAAAATAATTGCTTATGGTGTCTATTAGGCCCAACTGAGCATCTCTGTGCTCCCTGTGATACCGCCTGAAGAAATGGGTTCCCTTCTGGACTTAATGTTTTCTGTGGGTGGAACTTAACCTTCAACTCCCACTTTGAACTACCAGGCCTGGTtacttaataataaaaaaaaatcaccaatgTGTTTTCTCTCTGTCATATACCATACCTCGTTTTCTGTCTTGGGCGGAGGGCACTCAAATACATCGAAGCCATTAGATAACCCCACTGGCttgtcttcctttctcttttcctcggATTTCCAGTAACCCCATTTTTCTTGGATTCTGCTTGACTTGGGGTCAGCTATTCTGCCCTGGTACTGGACAGGCTCTGTTCCTTCGAAGGATGGCTCTTTCTCAGGAAATGGTGGTAAAGAGTTAAAGATTACAGAGCCTGGCCTGAGAGACATCAAGACAGGACCTGAAGGCAAAGAAAGGAGCACAAAGATCAGGTAATACAAGTGTGACTTGTAAAAGACTAAGACACtttaaccaacaacaacaaaaaaataatccTAAACTTCTGCACCAAGACAatcaagacaaaagaaaaaacgGATAGCTAGACCTGCATTGATTATTTGAATTAagttgtttttaagtatgttctGGGTTTTGCTGGACATAGGGAAGGGCAAGTTGCTATAAAACCTCTCCCATAAACAAAGTGATGAGACTGTGGGATACTCATTTCCTGGAGATAGGAgcagagagccaacatggcacagtcgtttgagcattggactgtgactctggagaccagggtttgattccagctcagtcataaaacccactggtgaccttgggcaaccacacattctcagcttcagaggaaggcaatggcaaacctcttctgaagaaaccccccccccccaaaaaaaaaccatgataggtttgccttagggttggcagaagtcagacttgacttgaaggcacataacacacacacacacagaggcaccaACAAAAGATCTGACAAAGAGGGTCTTTTCTACTTCCTATCCTCATTATGTCACACTCATGTTTGTGTCTTGCTTTTCTTCTAAAGAGCTAAGAGACCATTGCATCAGCATAAAAACCCCAGGGTACAGGTTAGACCAAAAGGGACTGGCGGAGCACACACTATGAACACCATTCCTAAGAACAAAAACAGACAGTGTCACATCTTGAAAGCAATATCCTAGCTGACTTTTATACATTATTACTAGCAGTGTGGGTCCTCCTTTTTGGTAGATGTTGGTTTGTGGGGGCAATTTTTATCCAGCTTTCATGGGTAGATCTGCAGCTAACATAATGTGGTATATAGACCGGACAGCTGGggcaattatttttattctgtctttCATACATTAGCAGTGCTGACCTTTATTAGCACCACTTAGCCACTCCTGTGCTGTCAGCGCTGGCTGAACTCCAGCTGTCATCGGATAGATGTCTTCCTGGTATGTTTCAGACTGCAAAGAGATAGCAGAACAAACTTATTACATCTGAGCAACTAGCCTCCACAGCAGCCCCATCCTGTTCAAAAGCCACTTCTCCAAAGTGGAGACACCTACTTACCCGCCGAGGCACAATCATAGAAACTGGCTCAATCAGGCATTTGACTGGTATCAGTTTATAGAATCGGAAGATCTCGCAGGATGAGACATCCAAACCCCTCTTTGGCATGATACCTGAAGATCAGGAAAGGTGGGACTGTGATAGGACCAAACCACATGTTCAGTTGTCACATGGGGATGGGAAATTCTTCACTATTCCTGCTCTTCTGCAAAGGGTCCGGGAGACAGGCAAGGAAGAAAGAGGACTGAGGGGGATGCCTGACTGCCTGCCACCTGCTTTTCTACCACCATGGCCATTTCCTAATCCTTTTCTCCAACTGACAGAGAAAACACATTTCCCTCTGGGTGTGACTTCTATCTTTCTATATTCATTAGATAACAATTAATAAAGACAGGAGGAGGAAGTCACTCacaagaaaaaaatcaactcatttgagatgtggtgctggaaaggagtgctgaggatactatggacagccaaaaggacaaaatgGGTCCTCAAGCAGGTAAAGCCAGCCAtacctctggaagccaagatggccacattgaggctgtcatagtttggccatataatgagaaaacaagactcattggaaaaaacaataatgctgggaaaggtggaaggaagaagaaagagaggaagaccacacaccagatgcaTAAACTCAATCAAAGAGGTTATCGGTCTAAagttgcaggacctaagcagtgcagtggaggacaatgggccttggagatgtcttatccacagggtcgccatgagttggggtcaactcaatgacagttaacaacaacaagtgggATCACCAGGTAACAATGGCCCTGGAGAAACGGGTCCTGTAGCACGTCCTGGCGATGCGCTAGGGTTGCCTCCAGGTGCTGTTTCtagacaccccacaaccctaggccATCACCAGGATGTCGCAGCTGTGCGGCACCATATACACGATGTGCACACTGTGACGTCACTGCCACGCGCCTTCCAACAGTGATGTTCTCACGCCACCGCAGACAGTTTGCAGCAGCGTGTAAAGTAGCGGTCCTTTTGCTTCCGCATAGCTGCGCCACGCAATTTGGATGCTGCAGCACGGTTATGTGGAAAAGAGAGGCGGACGCTTTCTGGTGGGCTGTACCCCGCCAATATAGAAAGTTCTGTCTCTTTCACAACCCCCTATCTTACTCAGTAGGTAAGCAACTCTGGCCCTTTGGTTGGAATTGCCAATGGGACCTGCAAcccaaaagcagctggaaagtcACAGTTGCTCTCTCCATCACATTATTCCATCTAGGCCTGCTATGGTACAAAATCTTGGAAACAACATGGAACCGCTATAGGAGGGGAGAAGGGATGACAGTTGCATTGTCTTCCACAGATGCAATGCTGTGgaaatagggttgtcataattctctactaaaaaccaggacaaaatgtaggacaaactttagaccaaaatataggacaattgtaagATAAAATTAAGCCCAAattgtaggacatttaaggtcctcaatttttcttaaatgtcctacattttggtctaaattttgtcctacgttttgtcccggtttttagtagagaattatagcaaccctatatGGAAAAGACAGAACAGTTCTCCTAGCTGTGGTCCAACAATGCTGACTATGGATGGTGGGGTTGTAATCCAACACGTATGGAAGGCACTGGGTTGGGAAGCTGTTTTAgggaaaccaaaaaagaaaaaagaaaggagaaaagctgggctgcacagctgtgacaaAACAGAGGCGAGAGAAAACAGGAGGGCCTGTTATCTGCCCAGGACCAGCTGTCCCTCCCTTGTCATATCAGCTGCTCACAGGCAACTTTTTATCATTATCCACAACATACTCACCAATTCCTTTTTGGGGCAAAGGAGAGCGGTATTCCATCAGGTAATTTAGGTATGGCTTCTCCGAACTTATCTCATAGTATCTGATATTCCCATCTCCCTGGAGATAACATAAAAGACAAAAGAAATAATTACAGcatttttatagggttttttgtgagttttttgggctatgaggccgtgttcgagaagagtttattcctgacgtttcgccacgtttcactgtggctggcatcttcagagaatgctggcacggaAGGGAGTGGGGTATATATCAAGGACctgtgcccattgactacaactgtttctttcgtTCCTGGAAACTCATTGAGGAACAGCACCAAATATTTCATGGACTGGCTCTGGTCACTTTGAGAAGCGCTGAAGCAAAGCATCACCTGGTTAATTTTTTAATGCATAGTATCTTCCTGAACATCATATATTTTTGGACAGTGATAACTGACATTTCAGCACAATGCCTTTAAGAAGTTTGCACTTATATGCTTAACTCACATAAACACCAGTTCTTATGCAGGAGGAGTTTTTTAAGCGGGTGTCAGTCCAGAGAAAGAAATTGCAAGTTACTAATTTGACTGTGGTCTTCCaagtttgttgctgttattgtgtgcttccaagtcatattttgatttatggtgactttaaggtgaacctatcacagggttttcttggcaagtttcttcagagcgggtttgccactgccatcctccaaggctgagagagagtgacatgcccaaggtcacccaatgggtttcatggccatgctgggaattgaaccctgttctccagagtcataattcaatactcagaccactacaccatacaggCTCTCAAGCTCACTACTCCCCAAAACAATGTTCTAGCCTAGTAATGGCCAAATATACACTTGAATCCTGGGAGGCATCCCCATGTACAACTATAGCAAATTAATACCATTCCATCCTATCTGGAGTTTGTAGTGCAGTGAGGTATTTAGAATGATTTAGTACTTTTCCCCTAAACTCCAGCATTAGACCTCTTTAGCGGAGAATTATATCTCtgtaaactacaaatcacagcattccataagatagagccagggcagttatagtcTTATCAAAATTATAATGGTATGGAGATGTATCTAATTTTAGTAGGCTaagagttttgttttttcaggACCAAAGGGACAGAAAACAATTAACTGTATCTGTTGGAGACCTTTGTGGGTATAatttagtgattcccaaacttttgtcctccaggtgttttggacttcatctcccagaatccctagccaacttggccagcagtcaggaattctgagagctgaagttcaaaacatctggaaagcccaGGTATAGTCTTTAAGGTCATTGTTTTCCAAGGGAGCAAGAGATGAAATATGGCAGGAGTAAGACAGAAGGTAATTCCAGTATCTGGAAACTGTCCACTCATCACACCCACACACCCTGATTTAGACTTTGTGCCGAAGATAAGAACTCACCTTGCCCAGGACATAAAGCATGTTAGTGTCTGAATCATAGAAAGGAAACAAGAGACCCGATGAGCCGTCCACATCCTCCTCGAATAAAGGCACAGAAAGATCACCCTGCATGGAaaagaggagacagaaactgCTGCTGTAAGTTGAGGACCACAAAAGCTTTCAATTACACGATTCCGTTCTATCTGCAGTCTGAAGCTGTGAAGAAGACCAGATGTCACCATATCAGCAAAAATGTGGCCTTACTGTATCTGAGGACATAATATCATTCTGCAGCCCAAATGTCATTTCAAGTGGAACAGA from Sceloporus undulatus isolate JIND9_A2432 ecotype Alabama chromosome 2, SceUnd_v1.1, whole genome shotgun sequence includes the following:
- the CORO2A gene encoding coronin-2A isoform X1; this encodes MTIAKMSWYPQYRSSKFRHVYGKAASKENCYDCVPITQSVHDNHFCAVNPHFIAVVTECAGGGAFLVIPISQTGKLDPHYPRICGHKGNVLDIKWNPFDDFVIASCSEDATVKIWNIPQHLLTTSITEARKELLGHSRRVGLIEWHPTASNILFSTGYDYKIMIWNLDTKESVIQAPVKTISFHTDVILSMSFNTEGSLLATACRDRKIRIIDPRAGTLLQEANNKSHRVNKVLFLGNMKKLLSTGTSRWNNRQIALWDQGDLSVPLFEEDVDGSSGLLFPFYDSDTNMLYVLGKGDGNIRYYEISSEKPYLNYLMEYRSPLPQKGIGIMPKRGLDVSSCEIFRFYKLIPVKCLIEPVSMIVPRRSETYQEDIYPMTAGVQPALTAQEWLSGANKGPVLMSLRPGSVIFNSLPPFPEKEPSFEGTEPVQYQGRIADPKSSRIQEKWGYWKSEEKRKEDKPVGLSNGFDVFECPPPKTENELLQMFYRQQEEIRRLREVLIQRDVQIKQLELEIKNLHMDSGRF
- the CORO2A gene encoding coronin-2A isoform X2, whose amino-acid sequence is MSWYPQYRSSKFRHVYGKAASKENCYDCVPITQSVHDNHFCAVNPHFIAVVTECAGGGAFLVIPISQTGKLDPHYPRICGHKGNVLDIKWNPFDDFVIASCSEDATVKIWNIPQHLLTTSITEARKELLGHSRRVGLIEWHPTASNILFSTGYDYKIMIWNLDTKESVIQAPVKTISFHTDVILSMSFNTEGSLLATACRDRKIRIIDPRAGTLLQEANNKSHRVNKVLFLGNMKKLLSTGTSRWNNRQIALWDQGDLSVPLFEEDVDGSSGLLFPFYDSDTNMLYVLGKGDGNIRYYEISSEKPYLNYLMEYRSPLPQKGIGIMPKRGLDVSSCEIFRFYKLIPVKCLIEPVSMIVPRRSETYQEDIYPMTAGVQPALTAQEWLSGANKGPVLMSLRPGSVIFNSLPPFPEKEPSFEGTEPVQYQGRIADPKSSRIQEKWGYWKSEEKRKEDKPVGLSNGFDVFECPPPKTENELLQMFYRQQEEIRRLREVLIQRDVQIKQLELEIKNLHMDSGRF